Proteins co-encoded in one Kribbella qitaiheensis genomic window:
- a CDS encoding AlkA N-terminal domain-containing protein: protein MQSKDARFDGWFFTAVLTTKIYCRPSCPVVPPKVENMRFYPSAAAAQQAGFRACKRCRPDASPGSPEWNDRADLVARAMRLISDGVVDRDGVPGLATQLGYSVRQVQRQLQAELGAGPLALARAQRAQTARLLIETSPLQMADVAFAAGFSSVRTFNETVQEVFALSPTELRSRAKKGASQRVPGTISLRLPFRAPLTPDNLFGHLIATGVPGVEEWRDGAYRRTLRLPHGHGVASMKPMPDHIACQLSLTDQRDLAIAISRCRRMLDLDADPIAVDEQLRTDPVLAPLIDKAPGRRVPRTVDGPEFAVRAVLGQQVSTAAARTHASRLVQAYGDPVDDPAGGLTHLFPRMEALAGLDPETLAFPKSRRTTLTTLIATLAAGEIDLGAGADWDKAREQLAALPGIGPWTVESIAMRALGDPDAFVASDLGIRYAARDLGLPEAPKALIEHARAWRPWRAYAVQYLWATGDHAINKIPERDE from the coding sequence GTGCAGTCGAAAGACGCGCGTTTCGACGGTTGGTTCTTCACGGCCGTCCTGACGACGAAGATCTACTGCCGGCCGAGCTGTCCGGTGGTGCCGCCGAAGGTCGAGAACATGCGCTTCTACCCGAGCGCCGCGGCGGCCCAGCAGGCTGGGTTCCGTGCCTGCAAGAGGTGCCGCCCGGACGCGAGCCCAGGCTCCCCGGAGTGGAACGATCGCGCCGACCTGGTCGCCCGTGCGATGCGGTTGATCAGTGACGGCGTCGTCGACCGTGACGGCGTGCCAGGTCTTGCCACACAACTCGGGTACAGCGTCCGCCAGGTGCAGCGGCAGCTCCAGGCCGAGCTCGGCGCCGGGCCGCTCGCGCTGGCCAGAGCCCAGCGCGCCCAGACCGCGCGGCTGCTGATCGAGACGAGCCCCCTGCAGATGGCCGATGTGGCTTTCGCCGCAGGGTTTTCGAGCGTCCGGACGTTCAACGAGACCGTGCAGGAGGTGTTCGCCCTCTCGCCGACGGAGCTCCGCAGCCGCGCCAAGAAGGGGGCGAGCCAGAGAGTGCCGGGCACCATCTCGCTGCGCTTGCCGTTCCGTGCGCCGCTGACACCGGACAATCTCTTCGGTCATCTCATCGCGACCGGCGTGCCGGGTGTCGAGGAGTGGCGCGACGGCGCGTATCGGCGGACCTTGCGCCTGCCGCACGGTCACGGGGTGGCAAGCATGAAGCCGATGCCGGACCACATCGCCTGCCAGCTTTCACTGACCGATCAACGCGATCTGGCCATTGCGATCAGCCGCTGCCGCCGGATGCTCGACCTCGACGCCGACCCGATCGCGGTCGACGAACAGCTCCGGACGGACCCGGTGCTGGCCCCGCTGATCGACAAGGCGCCCGGTCGACGGGTGCCGCGAACGGTGGACGGCCCGGAGTTCGCAGTACGGGCCGTGCTTGGGCAGCAGGTCTCCACGGCGGCCGCGCGGACTCATGCGAGCAGGTTGGTGCAGGCGTACGGCGATCCGGTGGACGATCCGGCCGGCGGACTGACGCACTTGTTCCCGCGGATGGAGGCGCTGGCCGGGCTCGATCCGGAGACGCTCGCCTTTCCGAAGTCCCGGCGTACGACGCTCACGACCCTGATCGCCACGTTGGCGGCGGGCGAGATCGACCTCGGTGCCGGAGCCGACTGGGACAAAGCCCGCGAGCAGCTCGCGGCGTTGCCGGGGATCGGCCCGTGGACCGTCGAGTCGATCGCGATGCGGGCGCTCGGTGACCCGGATGCCTTTGTAGCAAGCGATCTGGGCATCCGGTACGCCGCCCGCGATCTAGGGTTGCCGGAGGCCCCCAAAGCGCTGATCGAGCACGCGCGAGCGTGGCGACCTTGGCGTGCGTACGCCGTGCAGTACCTCTGGGCGACCGGAGACCATGCCATCAACAAGATCCCGGAGCGAGATGAGTGA
- a CDS encoding ABC transporter permease, whose protein sequence is MIVLILGLGSLVFGADLPASPLAFAVSVIPYSVAELSIGLLIAGLVSTAKGASIVGNILFFPSMFFAGVWTPGDLMPDAIRWVRDITPMGAGMTSMQDAWAGHWPGAAHLIALVAVAAACIGLAAKFFRWE, encoded by the coding sequence GTGATCGTCCTGATCCTCGGGCTCGGCAGCCTCGTCTTCGGCGCCGATCTTCCCGCCTCACCGCTGGCTTTCGCCGTCTCCGTGATCCCGTACTCCGTTGCCGAACTCTCCATCGGACTGCTGATCGCCGGACTCGTCTCGACCGCCAAGGGCGCGAGCATCGTCGGCAACATCCTGTTCTTCCCGAGCATGTTCTTCGCGGGGGTCTGGACCCCGGGCGACCTGATGCCGGATGCCATCCGCTGGGTCCGTGACATCACCCCGATGGGTGCGGGCATGACGAGCATGCAGGACGCCTGGGCCGGCCACTGGCCCGGCGCCGCTCATCTGATCGCACTGGTCGCGGTGGCCGCCGCATGCATCGGGCTCGCCGCGAAGTTCTTCCGCTGGGAGTAG
- a CDS encoding SDR family oxidoreductase, with translation MTELTGKLALVTGGSRGIGAAAAVALAERGADVAFTYRSSADDAAQVVKQIEANGRRGFAIEADAADAEAIERAVVQAVDVLGGLDILVNNAGVGAMGMITDVAIEDLDRVLAVNVRGVYVAAQAAASRLSEGGRMIHIGSCAAARVTTPGMTLYAMSKAALVGLNKGLARELGSRGITSNVIQPGPIDTSMNPADGPYAEAQRSFLALDRFGTPEEVAAAVVYLAGPGAAYLTGTELTIDGGHAA, from the coding sequence ATGACTGAACTGACCGGAAAGCTGGCCTTGGTGACGGGCGGAAGCCGTGGGATCGGGGCCGCTGCGGCGGTCGCGCTGGCCGAGCGCGGAGCCGACGTGGCTTTCACCTACCGGAGCTCCGCGGACGACGCCGCGCAGGTCGTCAAGCAGATCGAGGCGAACGGGCGACGTGGGTTCGCGATCGAGGCCGATGCCGCTGACGCCGAGGCGATCGAGCGGGCCGTCGTACAGGCGGTCGACGTCCTCGGTGGGCTCGACATCCTGGTCAACAACGCGGGGGTCGGCGCGATGGGGATGATCACCGACGTCGCGATCGAGGATCTCGACCGGGTACTGGCGGTCAACGTGCGTGGCGTGTACGTCGCGGCGCAAGCGGCGGCATCCCGCTTGTCGGAAGGCGGCCGGATGATCCACATCGGCAGCTGCGCCGCCGCGCGGGTCACAACTCCGGGGATGACGCTCTACGCGATGAGCAAGGCAGCCCTGGTCGGCCTGAACAAGGGGCTGGCCCGCGAGTTGGGCAGCCGCGGCATCACCTCGAACGTGATCCAGCCCGGCCCGATCGACACCTCGATGAACCCGGCCGACGGACCGTACGCCGAAGCCCAGCGTTCGTTCCTCGCCCTCGACCGGTTCGGCACCCCCGAAGAAGTCGCGGCCGCGGTCGTCTACCTGGCCGGTCCCGGCGCCGCCTACCTCACGGGCACCGAACTGACCATCGACGGCGGCCACGCCGCCTGA
- a CDS encoding LLM class flavin-dependent oxidoreductase: MRFSVTFGAVGAGRDPRGLAELARMAEDCGWDGVFLEDYLVYQGDASEPTYDPWVCLAAMATATSTVRLGTTVTPVPRRRPWQLAAEAVALDHLSGGRLVLGVGIGDPGDPFLSGVGEPSDPRVLAEKLDEALEIIDALWSGEPVTFSGKHYTLDGVQLTARPVQRPRIPIWVGGNFLVPAVRRRILRWDGSTAYKGSTDAPQQITPDDVRALRAEAPSDTFEIKVTRGDPIAFAEAGADWWGHWIAPGPVSEAHKILRAGPPQLS; the protein is encoded by the coding sequence ATGAGATTCTCGGTGACGTTCGGGGCGGTCGGGGCCGGGCGGGATCCGCGCGGGCTGGCGGAGCTGGCGCGGATGGCGGAGGACTGCGGGTGGGACGGGGTGTTCCTGGAGGACTATCTCGTCTATCAGGGCGACGCGTCGGAGCCGACGTACGATCCGTGGGTTTGTCTGGCCGCGATGGCGACCGCGACATCGACGGTGAGGCTCGGTACTACGGTGACGCCGGTGCCGCGTCGACGGCCTTGGCAATTGGCTGCCGAGGCTGTCGCGCTGGACCATCTGTCCGGCGGGCGACTCGTGCTCGGCGTCGGGATCGGCGATCCGGGCGATCCCTTTCTCAGCGGCGTCGGCGAACCGAGTGATCCGCGCGTCCTCGCCGAGAAGCTGGATGAGGCGCTCGAGATCATCGACGCGCTGTGGAGCGGCGAGCCGGTGACGTTCAGCGGTAAGCACTACACGCTGGATGGCGTTCAATTGACAGCGCGGCCTGTTCAGCGGCCGCGGATTCCGATCTGGGTCGGCGGCAATTTTCTGGTCCCCGCCGTACGCCGGCGCATTCTCAGGTGGGACGGCAGTACCGCGTACAAGGGCAGCACCGACGCTCCTCAGCAGATCACTCCCGACGACGTGCGCGCTCTTCGCGCCGAGGCGCCGAGCGACACCTTTGAGATCAAGGTGACCCGCGGCGACCCGATCGCGTTCGCCGAGGCCGGCGCCGACTGGTGGGGACACTGGATCGCGCCCGGCCCCGTCTCCGAGGCCCACAAGATCCTCCGCGCCGGTCCCCCTCAGCTCAGCTGA
- a CDS encoding substrate-binding domain-containing protein — translation MDQFLHSLCGAAEATGRHILLFTAPTGVDGMPVYDDLHARRLVDGFVLSQTETHDPRHGWLREQKIPFVSFGRVWKETTQPGPFVDVDGAVGCASAVRHLHETGRRRIGFLSWPKTSGLAEDRLSGWQGACEELGLPTEGLAIRCAEDTIDEGARATAELLDSGQSVDGIVAISDILALGVLRELGTRGLTAGVDVGVTGFDDSPLASVVSPGLSSIRQPMDQIAAELIDILTSGQPTSEVPDESTQQLRSSTERLLQPELVIRGSSAPG, via the coding sequence ATGGACCAGTTCCTGCACTCGTTGTGCGGCGCGGCCGAGGCGACCGGGCGGCACATCCTGCTCTTCACCGCGCCGACCGGAGTCGACGGCATGCCGGTGTACGACGACCTGCACGCGCGCCGTCTCGTGGACGGCTTCGTCCTCTCGCAGACCGAGACCCACGATCCGCGCCACGGGTGGCTGCGGGAGCAGAAGATCCCGTTCGTCTCGTTCGGCCGGGTCTGGAAGGAGACCACCCAGCCGGGTCCGTTCGTCGATGTGGACGGCGCCGTCGGCTGTGCGAGCGCAGTACGGCATCTGCACGAGACAGGTCGGCGGCGGATCGGTTTCCTCAGCTGGCCGAAGACGTCCGGACTCGCCGAAGACCGGCTGAGCGGATGGCAGGGCGCCTGCGAGGAACTTGGTCTGCCGACCGAAGGACTCGCGATCCGCTGTGCCGAAGACACTATCGACGAAGGTGCCCGCGCGACCGCCGAACTGCTCGACTCAGGTCAATCGGTCGACGGGATTGTTGCCATCAGCGACATTCTCGCTCTCGGTGTGCTGCGCGAACTCGGCACTCGTGGGCTGACCGCGGGAGTCGACGTGGGCGTCACCGGCTTCGACGATTCGCCGCTCGCGTCCGTGGTCTCGCCGGGCCTGAGCAGTATCCGCCAGCCGATGGATCAGATCGCGGCCGAGCTGATCGACATCCTGACCAGCGGCCAGCCGACTTCCGAAGTACCGGACGAGTCCACCCAGCAGCTCAGGTCGTCGACCGAGCGGCTGCTGCAACCGGAACTAGTCATCAGGGGCAGTTCAGCCCCGGGCTGA
- a CDS encoding GNAT family N-acetyltransferase — translation MSDLTIDRLLLRQWKESDREPFAALNADPAVMEHFPKTFTREQSDTQLAAFTASIDTRGFGFWAVEVRETGRFIGLTGLSVPSFGPPFLPAREPITRAEWEARS, via the coding sequence ATGAGTGACCTGACCATCGACCGGCTACTGCTGCGCCAGTGGAAGGAGTCGGACCGGGAGCCGTTCGCCGCGCTGAACGCGGATCCGGCAGTGATGGAGCACTTCCCGAAGACCTTCACCCGGGAGCAGAGCGACACGCAGCTCGCCGCGTTCACTGCCTCGATCGACACCCGGGGCTTCGGGTTCTGGGCAGTGGAGGTGCGCGAGACGGGTCGGTTCATCGGGCTCACCGGGCTGTCGGTGCCGAGCTTCGGGCCCCCGTTCCTTCCGGCTCGCGAGCCGATCACTCGCGCGGAGTGGGAGGCCCGGTCATGA
- a CDS encoding ABC transporter ATP-binding protein, producing MPENKLENNDLVAVSNLRKTYGATVAVEDVSLTVRSGEIFGILGPNGAGKTTTVESIAGLRTPDSGVIRVLGLDPRKHRTEITSLVGVQLQASELPDRIKAGEALELYASFYPSPADPAEMLERLGLTKVRNTAFAKLSGGQKQRLSIALALIGNPKIAILDELTTGLDPQGRRDTWELVKQIRADGVTIILVTHFMEEAEYLCDRIASS from the coding sequence ATGCCCGAAAACAAGCTGGAGAACAACGATCTGGTTGCCGTTAGCAACCTCCGCAAGACCTACGGCGCGACCGTGGCCGTCGAGGACGTCTCACTGACCGTCCGGTCCGGCGAGATCTTCGGCATCCTCGGCCCGAACGGCGCCGGCAAGACCACCACCGTCGAGTCGATCGCCGGCCTCCGTACGCCGGACAGCGGCGTGATCCGCGTCCTCGGCCTGGATCCGCGCAAGCACCGCACCGAGATCACCTCGCTGGTCGGCGTCCAGCTGCAGGCGAGCGAACTCCCGGACCGGATCAAGGCCGGCGAGGCGCTCGAGCTGTACGCGTCCTTCTACCCCTCACCCGCCGATCCGGCCGAAATGCTGGAGCGGCTCGGCCTGACCAAGGTCCGCAACACCGCGTTCGCCAAGCTCTCCGGTGGCCAGAAGCAACGGCTGTCGATCGCACTCGCGCTGATCGGCAATCCGAAGATCGCGATCCTCGACGAGCTCACCACCGGCCTCGACCCGCAGGGCCGCCGGGACACCTGGGAGCTGGTCAAGCAGATCCGCGCCGACGGCGTCACGATCATCCTGGTCACGCACTTCATGGAGGAAGCCGAGTACCTCTGCGACCGGATCGCGTCGTCGTGA
- a CDS encoding glycogen debranching protein, producing the protein MSESRRLADRRSLVVGDRAYAMGDETGLYPATGWHTRGEMGGIWTPPLKLLDGLWFGLDGDWLGKDVAAAKYTSGHGYQRIDYPGDVRVQRTDFVPDGIRATVVGLTLKASKAKTVTLDVDAHSELMPTYPWGGTTPNAGQSNLPDTGSYADGALRFRDQGTPPVANAAAHDYAALVGSSLRPTSHALGANHRGPQDPAVICPADGDAPAHCDDTAFGKGTGGRLTYSVDLKPGKATTVWFAVAGSDDGQGAARREYRNAISNPEKLLRAKTASRDRINSMSSVDLPGDRLLQQSVEWSKQNLADSVQEAHHLQIRDVNEGKSYPAPVGTVDVARWFGAGFPDYPWLFATDGEYTSYAAVAAGQFDTVKAHLRALKDVSDILNNRSGKVAHEVTPTGDVYFGSNTSAGNTDETVKFPSIVALLWRWTGDDRFRDEMYDFSVRNLKYVYRELDADNDGWLEGLANVERTGMGSEKLDSTVYLARGLRDLADLAASKHDRATQRWATAKADDLQKRFETRWWVAQAFGYADSIDDPANPANDNTPIFQRHWTGVTPMEAEVGDAPLASPEHAKIALTQREKPCYTGQFGLFHTGTGPTADPAGNPGPSCDEVVSAVKSERSIFSLNTSIMAVAEGNFGRLGTGQQQVYTTGNARIQLDPKVWETPGGMPEIAPSPDSPANIDRAFTDRSMTMQAWGTYGVLWPVVHQQLGVDPDLGHGRLSIVPQIPGGQQKVAGSNIRLGHGSVDVSSRLANKAIRTEVTIHGVGAAVTIGAVLPAGAKIASVSVDGRSTQYKLVTTTRGTEVHVAAHGSRSTVVITLR; encoded by the coding sequence TTGTCGGAGAGTCGGCGGCTCGCGGATCGGCGGTCGCTGGTTGTCGGGGACCGGGCGTACGCGATGGGCGACGAGACCGGCCTGTACCCCGCGACCGGCTGGCACACCCGCGGCGAGATGGGCGGCATCTGGACGCCGCCGCTGAAGTTGCTCGACGGGCTGTGGTTCGGCCTCGACGGTGACTGGCTCGGCAAGGATGTCGCCGCCGCGAAGTACACCAGCGGACACGGCTACCAGCGGATCGACTACCCCGGCGACGTCCGCGTCCAGCGGACCGACTTCGTCCCCGACGGGATCCGCGCCACCGTCGTCGGGCTGACGCTCAAGGCGAGCAAGGCCAAGACCGTCACACTCGACGTCGACGCGCACTCCGAACTCATGCCGACCTACCCATGGGGCGGCACCACCCCGAACGCCGGCCAGTCGAACCTCCCCGACACCGGCTCGTACGCCGATGGCGCCTTGCGGTTCCGCGACCAGGGCACCCCGCCGGTCGCGAATGCCGCGGCACACGACTATGCCGCGCTCGTCGGATCGTCCCTGCGTCCGACCAGCCACGCGCTCGGCGCCAACCATCGCGGCCCGCAGGACCCGGCTGTGATCTGTCCGGCCGACGGTGACGCGCCCGCGCACTGCGACGACACAGCCTTCGGCAAGGGCACCGGTGGGCGACTCACCTACAGCGTCGATCTCAAACCCGGTAAGGCCACGACAGTCTGGTTCGCCGTTGCCGGTTCGGACGACGGCCAGGGCGCCGCGCGACGCGAGTACCGCAACGCGATCAGCAATCCGGAAAAGTTGCTGCGGGCAAAGACTGCGAGCCGCGACCGGATCAACTCGATGTCGTCAGTGGACCTGCCTGGTGACCGGCTGCTGCAGCAGAGCGTCGAGTGGAGCAAGCAGAACCTCGCGGATTCGGTCCAGGAGGCACACCACCTGCAGATCCGCGACGTCAACGAAGGCAAGTCGTACCCGGCCCCGGTAGGCACGGTCGACGTCGCGCGCTGGTTCGGCGCCGGCTTCCCCGACTACCCGTGGCTGTTCGCGACGGACGGCGAGTACACCTCGTACGCCGCGGTCGCGGCCGGCCAGTTCGACACGGTGAAGGCACACCTGCGTGCGCTGAAGGACGTCAGCGACATCCTCAACAACCGCAGCGGGAAGGTGGCGCACGAGGTCACCCCCACCGGCGATGTGTACTTCGGTTCCAACACGAGCGCGGGCAACACCGACGAGACGGTGAAGTTCCCGAGTATCGTGGCGCTGCTGTGGCGATGGACCGGCGACGACCGGTTCCGCGACGAGATGTACGACTTCAGCGTCCGGAACCTGAAGTACGTGTACCGCGAACTGGACGCCGACAACGACGGCTGGCTCGAGGGACTCGCGAACGTCGAGCGCACCGGGATGGGATCCGAGAAACTCGACAGCACGGTGTACCTCGCTCGCGGGCTGCGCGATCTCGCCGACCTGGCCGCCTCGAAGCATGATCGTGCGACCCAGCGATGGGCGACCGCGAAGGCTGACGATCTCCAGAAGCGGTTCGAGACGCGATGGTGGGTGGCGCAGGCGTTCGGGTACGCCGACTCGATCGACGACCCGGCGAATCCCGCGAACGACAACACCCCGATCTTCCAGCGGCACTGGACCGGAGTCACGCCGATGGAGGCCGAGGTTGGCGACGCTCCGCTGGCCTCACCGGAGCACGCGAAGATCGCTCTGACACAGCGGGAGAAGCCTTGCTACACAGGCCAATTCGGCCTGTTCCACACCGGTACCGGACCGACAGCCGACCCGGCCGGCAACCCCGGCCCATCTTGCGACGAGGTCGTCTCGGCAGTGAAGAGCGAGCGCAGCATCTTCTCGCTGAACACCTCGATCATGGCCGTTGCCGAGGGCAACTTCGGTCGACTGGGCACCGGTCAGCAGCAGGTGTACACCACCGGCAACGCGCGGATCCAGCTCGACCCGAAGGTCTGGGAGACGCCCGGCGGAATGCCCGAGATCGCGCCGTCGCCCGACTCGCCGGCGAACATCGACCGCGCCTTCACGGACCGCTCGATGACGATGCAGGCGTGGGGCACGTACGGCGTACTCTGGCCGGTCGTGCACCAGCAACTGGGCGTCGACCCTGATCTCGGGCACGGCCGGTTGTCGATCGTGCCGCAGATTCCCGGTGGCCAGCAGAAGGTGGCCGGTAGCAACATCCGGCTCGGCCACGGCTCTGTCGATGTCAGCTCACGCCTTGCGAACAAGGCGATCCGGACCGAGGTGACGATCCACGGTGTCGGTGCGGCCGTCACGATCGGAGCGGTGCTGCCCGCCGGAGCGAAGATTGCTTCCGTCTCGGTCGATGGCCGAAGCACGCAGTACAAGTTGGTGACGACGACGCGTGGTACCGAGGTGCACGTGGCCGCACATGGGTCGCGCTCCACGGTGGTGATCACGCTTCGCTGA